The genomic window CGACGTGGTGGCGCACCCCGGCGGCGGCGCCGTACGTGAGCAGGTTGAGCGTCGAGCCCGAGAAGAACTCGCGGGCGCCCGCCTCGTCGGTGTACGACGAGTTCGACACGTCGACGATGGTCTCGACTGCCTCGAGGGCCTGCTCGAGGCCTTCTCCCGTGAACGAGTCGACGCCGACCGCGCGCGCCACCACGACGACGTCGTGCCCTGTGGCCGCGAGTGCCGCGACGACCCTCGAGCCGATGAGTCCCGTCCCCCCGATGACCGCGATGCGCATGACGACCCCTCTCTGCTTCACCGCGCGTGGGCACGCGCGTCACCAGCTGAGACCGGATGCCCCAGCCATCTGTGACACGAATTCCGAAGATGTGCAGAAAAGCCGGCGGCAGGGGGCACGCCGGACTCATCCGGGCATATGTCACAACACCGCCGCCCGCCCGGTCGTAGTTCACAACCGCAGGGTTCACGGTCCGAGTTCCGGGGAGCACACATGTCGAGCACTTCCTTTTCCACCCCGCTGCGCACCGTCGACGCCGGCGAACTGTCCGTCGCGTACATCGACGCGGGCGATCCCGCCGCCGAGCCGGTCGTGCTCCTCCACGGGTTCCCGTACGACATCCACAGCTACGTCGACGTGCTGCCGCTGCTGACGGATGCCGGCTTCCGCGTGCTCGTCCCGTCCCTCCGGGGGCACGGCTCCACGTCGTTCCGCGACACGCGCAGCATCCGCTCCGGTCAGCAGGCCGCGCTCGGTGCCGACCTGCTCGCGTTCATCGACGCCCTGGCCCTCGAGCAGCCGATCCTCGCCGGCTACGACTGGGGCGCGCGCGCCGCCTGCGTCGTCGCCGCACTGTGGCCCGAGCGCGTGGGCGGGCTGGTGTCGGTGAACGGCTACCTGATCCAGGACATCTCGGCAGCCGGCATCCCGCTCACTCCGCCTCTCGAAGCCGGATTCTGGTACTTCTGGTACTTCGCGACCGAGCGCGGGCGCGCCGGCCTCTCCCGCGACGCGCGGGGCATCGCCGACGTGATCTGGCGCCGCAACTCCCCCGCCTGGGCCTACGACGCCGCCACCCTGGACCGAACCGCCGCCGCCTTCGACAACCCCGACTATGTCGACGTGGTCATCCACTCGTATCGCCATCGCCTCGGTCTCGAGCCCGGGGCGCCTGCGTACGTCGACCTCGAACGTCGCCTCGCCGCACTGCCGTCGATCACCGTGCCCACGATCACGCTCGATGGCACGGCCGACGGCAATTTCCCCGCCACGGACGGATCGCAGCACGACCGCTTCTTCACCGGTCCGCGGCGGCACCGACGCGTTCCGGACGCCGGACACCACCTTCCCGCCGAGGCCCCGCATGCGTTCGCCGAAGCGATCCTCGATATCGCCGAGCCGCCGGGCGACGGCGCGGGCACTCCCTGAGGTCCGCGCGCCGCAGTCGGCAGCGAGGGCACGTCGGCGCCGGTGCCGAAGCCCCGAGCCGGCAAGCATCGGCGGCGCGTTGTCAACCCGGGAGCAGGAGCGCGTCCGCTGCGCCAGGCTGATCGTCTACGCAGAGGAGGACGCGATGACCGACCCGAAGCGAGATGCGCACGGACCGATGCAGGTGCCCGATGAGCAGCCGCCGGTGATCCCGACGGATGTGGGCGCTCAGCCGGCTCTGCAGGCCGGCGCGACGTCGCGGTGGACACTCCCGGCGGGTGTGCTGGCCGTCGTGGCCATCGTGCTCTACTGCTTCGCCTTCCAGATCCAGCTCGTGCTGCCTATCGTCGGCATCGTCTTCGTGATCGTGATGTGGCTGGTGATGTTCCTCGTCGCGCGCCGCGGCGGCGCCGACAAACACACGAACCGTCGGCTGGCGTGGCTGATGGGCGGTATGGCGGCCGGCGCGCTGCTGATCGCGATCGGCATCTACATCGTCGAATCGACGCGACTGCCCTGGGCGTGATGCTGTCGGCCGGTCGCCCTACTCTCGGGGTATGCGCTGCGTCGCCTTCATGCGGAATGTCAACCAGGGTCAACGCGGGCACCCCGCGACCGCCGACATCCTGGCCGGCTTCGCGGACGCCGGTTGCTCCGACGCCCAGACCTTCCAGAGCAACGGCACGATCGTGTTCGATTCCGACGCACCGTCGGCCGTCGTCGAGCAGGCGGCTGACGCCATCGCGGTGAGGTCGGGCTACGACCGTGAGATCCTGTGGATCCCGTGGTCAGAGCTTCGTGCGGTGGTCGACGAGCACGGCGCCACGCCGGAGCCGCCCCGCTTCGAGCTCACGCTGCATAGCGACACGATCATCGATCGGGACGATGTCCGGGTGGTGAGCTGCGCCACCGAGCATCGCTGCTCCATCGTCGATGCCGGGCAAGGCTGGGCTCTGGTCCGCAACGACGTCCAGGGTGAAGGCCACGGGACCCCCCTGCTCGAGAGTCTGACGGGAAGGCCGGCGACTTCTCGCGGGCTGCCGACAGTGATCCGGCTGATCGCCCGCTTCGGTCGATGAGGCTCATCGCACCGGGGCTCGCCGGTACATGCTGGACGTACCCCCGATGAGGTGATCTCGGCCTGGCCCGGCCGCCGCCGTTCTCTCTTCCGCGTCGAGGACACGGCTCAGCCCGCGGAAGTCCCGCAGCAGGATGCGCCGGAGGACGAAGGTCGGCAGCAGGGCCACCAGCCGGAGCCAGCCCGCGACATCGCCCTCGTAGTCGGCGAGAACGCGGGTGCCGCCGCCGTCCGCCACGCACACGTACTCCACCCGCGAGTTCCACGGCGACGTGGAGTGCCAGACCACGCGATGGCCGGGCTCGATGAGCTCGAGCACGTCGGCGAACCGCACTTTGAAGGGACCCCAGATGCGGTCGACCGCCCACCAGCGACTCCCGATCTCGGCCAGCCCCCCGTCGATCCGCTGTCGGAACTCGACGGCCGGTGCGAACTCCGGCCAGCGAGCCGGGTCGGCAAGGTACGGAAACACCCGCGCCGGAGGATGAGAGAGCCGAGCGTCCAGACTCACACGCCGCCACATCGTCGTCACACCATCTCGGGCACCGGGCGGTGGGGGTAGAGCTCCTGCATCGCCTGGTCGTACTTGCGCTTCATCAGCAGGAGATACAGAAGCCGGATCGGCGCGGGGATGTTCTCGCGCATCCAATCCTCCCGCTCGTCCTCCGGCACACTCGCGATCAGCAGCCCGACCTGCAGCGCCATGACGTCCTTGCCGAGCTCCTTGCGGTGGGCGGCCAGGGTCTCGCGCGTGTGCTTCTCCATCCAGTCCCACTCCTGCTGCGACATCACGACCCCGGCGACCGGCATGATCTCGTCCTCCTCCTGCCGGAGATGCGCCCCCAGGGTGTCGCGGAGCGTCTCGATGTCACCAGCCAGCGCATCGCGAAGACCGGGATCGGCGGTCGCAACCCAGGGAGCCAGCTGCGGCTCGATGCGGGCGAGCTGTGCGGCTACCTCGGCATGCTGGGCGCGCATCTGATCGACGTGCAGCGTGCAGCCGGGATCCCGCGAAGTGAGCCGGTCCCACAGCGCGATGTCCTCTGTCTCGTGATGCATGTGCAGCGCGTAGAAGTCGAGATGCGCATACCGGCCGACGATCGCCGCACGCGCGACATCTCCGGCATCCACCTCGCGGATCAGCAGCGGCAGCTCCCGGTAGAGCCAGCGCAGGATGCGGTGCACGAGGATCAGCCCCGACGTGTCGCAACCCGCGTGCTGCCCTTCCGGCAGCGCTCCTGACGACGGCAACTTGGCAGCCATGTCGTACCCCCAGTCCCCCGCCCACGCGCGGCTCGTCGACAACGAGGCACGCAGACAGCCGCACGATACACCCGCGGGCGGAGGAGCACACCCTCCTCGCCTGCCGGCGCTCGGCCGACTGGTCCCGAGGTCCGGTCAGTGATTCTCGGTGACGCGACCGGCATCGACCCGCCAATGCCGGTCGAGCTGCACGGCGTCGAGCATGCGGCGGTCGTGTGTCACGAGCAGCAGCGTGCCCCGATACGACTCGAGTGCCTGCTCGAGCTGCTCGATGGCCGCCAGGTCGAGGTGGTTGGTGGGCTCATCGAGCACCAGCACGTTCACGCCCCGCGCCTGCAGGAGCGCGAGCGCCGCCCGCGTGCGCTCGCCCGGAGAGAGTTCGTCGACCGGCCGGCTCACATGATCGGCCTTCAGGCCGAACTTGGCGAGCAGCGTGCGTACCTCACCGGACTCCATCGCCGGCACGAGCTCCTCGAACGCGGCGGCGAGGGGCCGTGATCCCACCAGCAGCGAGCGGGCCTGGTCGATCTCGCCGACCTCCACGTTCGCGCCGAGACTCGCTGTGCCCGCCGTCGGCGCCTGCCTGCCCAGCAGCGCCCGAAGGAGCGTCGACTTGCCCGCGCCGTTGTGCCCGGTGATGCCGATCCGTTCGCCCGCGTTCACCTGCACCGACACCGGCCCGAGCGTGAACGACCCCTGCTCGAAGACCGCGGAGCTCAGCGTCGAGACGACCGTGCTGGAACGCGGTGCGGAGCCGATGGTGAATTCGAGCTGCCACTCCTTGCGCGGCTCCTCCACCTCGTCGAGCCGCGCGATCCGGCTCTCCATCTGACGCACCTTCTGCGCCTGCTTCTCGCTGGACTCGGTCGCCGCTTTGCGCCGGATCTTGTCGTTGTCGGGCGACTTCTTCATGGCGTTGCGCACACCCTGGCTCGACCATTCCCGCTGGGTGCGCGCCCGCGCGACCAGATCCGCCTTCTTCTCGGCGAACTCGTCGTACTTCTCCCTCGCATGGCGGCGAACGGTGGCGCGCTCCTCGAGGTAGGCGTCGTAGCCACCGCCGTAGAGACGGTGGGAGTGCTGCGCCAGATCGAGTTCGAGGACGCGTGTCACGCTGCGCGCGAGAAACTCACGGTCGTGGCTGACCAGCACGACGCCGCCGCGGAGACCCCTCACGAAGGACTCGAGCCGCTCCAGGCCGTCCAGGTCGAGATCGTTGGTCGGCTCGTCCAGCAGCGCGATGTCGAACCGGGACAGCAGCAGCGCGGCGAGACCGACGCGGGCGGCCTGTCCGCCCGACAGCGACGTCATGGCCGCCTCTTCGGCGGGCGCCCCGCCGAGGTCGAGTCCTAGATCGGCGAGGACGACCGGAACGCGTTCGTCCAGGTCGGCGGCGCCGCTCGCCAGCCAGCGGTCCAGCGCCGTCGAGTAGGTGTCGGCGGGATCCACGCCGGTCGCGGACGGCGAAGGGTCGCCCAGCGCGGCGGCCGCGGCATCCATGTCCCTCGTCGCCTGAGCACAGCCGGTGCGACGGGCGATGTACTCGGCGACGGTCTCTCCGACGACGCGCTCGTGCTCCTGCGGCAGCCAGCCGACGAAGGCGTCGGCGGGCGAGAGCGTGATGCTGCCGGCCTGCGGTTCGTCGATCCCGGCGAGCAGCCGCAGCAGCGTGGACTTTCCGGCCCCGTTGGCACCGACCACCCCGATGACATCTCCCGGCGCCACCGTCAGATCGAGCGAATCGAAGAGCGTGCGGTGGCCGTGACCGCCGGCCAGGCCGCGCGTCACGAGTGTTGCCGTCATGCTCCCATCCTCTCAGCGCGCGAGCGCGTGCTCGGCACGCTCCACCCACGCACCGCCGTAGAGGATCCGTCTGCCGGAGGCAAGAGGGATGCCGGTGCTGCGCGCCCGCACCTAGGCTCGCGGGGCATGAGCACGAACACGCGTGACCACGACATCGTCCTCCTCGGCGCATCCGGGTTCGTGGGCGGATTCACCGCACGGCACCTGGCGCGTTCGGCGCCGGACGGCGTGCGGATCGCCGTCGCGGGACGATCCGAGTCGCGTCTGCGCGGCGTGACGGAGCAGCTCGGCGTCGATTGGCCGAGGATCGTGGTCGACACCGGGGATGACGCGGCCGTTGCACGGCTCGCGTCCTCGACGTCCGTCCTCGCGACCACGGTCGGGCCATACCTCCGCTACGGCATGAGCGTTGCCGCGGCCTGCGCACGCGCGGGCACGTCCTACGCCGATCTGTCGGGTGAGAGCATCTTCGTCGCGCGCAGCATCCTGCAGAACCACGAGACGGCCGAAAGGACCGGCGCCAGGATCGTGCACTCCTGCGGCTTCGACTCGATCCCGTCCGACCTCGGTCTAGGGTTCGCGCATGCGGCCGCCGGCGGTATGCCCATCGTCGCGGCGACGCTGCGGGTGCGATCGCTGCGCGGTGGCATCAGCGGCGGAACGATCGACTCGCTGCGGCAGCAGCTGGCAGAGGCGGCGCAGGATGCCTCCGCCCGGCGCCTCCTCGGCGACCCCTACGCGCTCACGCCTGGGCCGTCCGTGCGACTGCCCGGCCACCGTGGCAGCCGATGGGGCAAGGAGCGCGGGGCGTGGCAGGCGCCGTTCATCATGGGCGCGTACAACCAGCAGATCGTGCAGCGGAGCAACTACCTGACGGACTGGAGCTACGGGCAGCTCATGCGGTACCGCGAGGTCGTGGCCACCGGACGCGGGGCCGTCGGCTTCGCGCGTGCCGGCGCCGTCGCGCTCGCGACCGCAGGGTTCGTCGGGGCCCTGTCGTTCCCCCCGACGAGGGCGCTCCTGGATCGAGTGCTGCCTTCACCGGGCTCGGGGCCGAGCAGGGGCGCGATCGAGCACGGCACGTTCGTCCTCGACGTCGATGCCTACCCCGTCGAGGGCTCACCCAGGCGAACGCGGGTGGCTGCCCCGTACGACCCGGGCTACGGCGGGACCGGCGTGATGCTCGCCGAGTCGGCGCTGAGTCTCGCCCTCGATGAGCTGAGCGACCGGGCAGGCGTGCTGACCCCGATGGTGGCGATGGGCGAACGGCTGGCTGCCCGCCTGCGGGCTTACGGGTTCACCTTCGAGGTCGGCGAAGTCGACTGAGGGGTGCTTCGCCGCGAACGACGCACGACACCGGCGGTCACGTCAAGGGGGTGCGCGCGACATGGCCGCCGCACCAAGGTGAGCGCATGGGCATCCACAACGAGAACCTCCACGTCGCGCTCGACGACGACCGCATCGAGACCATCGAGCACGTCGTCGCCGAGGTGGAGGACGACATCCACCACGGCCGGGTGTCGGACGACGTCAGCCACGTGCTCGGGCAACGGCTCGAAGCCGCGGGCGTCTCGCTGGCCCCCGAAGCCGTCGACGATCTGGCCGAAGCCATCGAGAACGACGTCTCGCTCTAGCTCTCGGGAACTGACCGATCACTTCGACATCTCGCATGCGACCTTGTCATCGTCGCTGTGACGGAGACTGTGCTCTCGCCTCGGTCCCGACGCGGATCCCACAGCGGATAAGTCAGCGTCCGGGCATCTCGGTCGGCGTCAGGTGGAGGTCGGCTCGACTGCGAGCCAGGCGTTGATCTTCCGCGACGCGAGCGCCGTCGCCTCCCTCGTTCCCGTCGTCACGCCGAGAGGGAATCTCCGTCGCTCAGGGTTGCTCGGCGACAGCCAGACTGCGAAGGGTGCCGCATCAGTGCCTTGCCCCGAAAAGAACCCGTCGCTCATACGCATCACACCGGGAAGCGCTTCGGCCGCCGAGAGCTCGCCGCGCTCGAACGTCCGCGTGCGCCACCACGACACGACGATGAGCGCATCCCTCGTCAGGGTGAGCCCATACCGCCGGGAGCGGAACACCGCCGACAACACGATCGGCGCCATCAGCACAGCAGCCAGCAAGGCAAGAATCGGCAACCGGACCGGTGTCTCGGCCCCAAAAGTCACCTCGACCCCCTGCGTGAACATCGACACCAGGATCAGCACGATGCACAGCAGCGCCACTGCCGCCAACACGCTCGCGGTTCGTCGTACCCGCCTGCGCTGAAAGGAGCCGAGCTCGGCGATGGGACCGAGCATGTCGAAAGCTGTGGCGGGCACCCGCCCATCATCGCGGACCGAGAGCAACAGCACCCGTCGCCTGTGGACGATCTGTCTCGCGGGCCGGGCGAAGGAATCTTCTCGGGCAGTCGAGCAGCACCGGCGGATCCGCCCGCGCGGGTGCGAATGCCCGCCAGTCCCGCGCGCGCCTAGTGTGCACAGACTTCGAACACCGCTCGCCCATCCACGCAAGGATGCGCAGCTGTCGGCGGCAATGCAGAGGCTGATGTTCGAACCCGGGATCCTCTCGGCAGAAGACGGCGGATGCGGTCGATGAGTCTCGGTCGATCGATGGTCGGTGCGTCTGGAAGCGCACTGAGCATGACGCTTCCGTCATATCGGCGCCCGTCATCGGTCGACATGGCCGCGAGCGCGGCACCCAGACCAGCGAGATTGTCCATGGTAAACCCCTCCTGCTCCCTGTTTCCAGCAAACGTGCTTATAGTGGAAACACTAGAGAGGACCTCCGACATCGGCCCGACGAGAGGTAGGGATGCACGCATCGGATGACGTGACCCGGATGCGTCTGGTCGGCGGCAACCTGGGGCTGGACTTCATCAACACACGCACCGGACCACCGCAGGGCGACCCCGTCGATGACCTGCTCGACGGATATGCCGGCTTGGTGGCGTGGGCGGCTTATGCGGGAGTCGTCTCGAAGAACGCGGCAGCCCGCCTGCGCCGCCTGGCACATGAGGACCCGCCTGCCGCGGACGCCGCGTTCGCCCGATCGCGGGGCATTCGAGACGACCTCGACGAGGTGTTCCGCGCACTCGTTGAAGGCCGCGAGGCTGATGATCTGGTGCTGCGCAGACTTCGCGAAGACGAATCAGAGGCGCTCCGAAGCGCGCGACTGCGGCCCGGGGCTGTCTTCGCCTGGACGTGGGACGAGGACCGATCCCTCGCCGGCCCGCTGTGGCCTGTCGTCCATGAGGCGATCCGCCTTCTGCTCACCGGCCCGCTCGACCGGATCAAGCAGTGTGGCGGATGTCGCTATCTGTTCCTCGACGAGAGCCGCAACCACGCCCGGCGGTGGTGCAGCATGGAGGACTGCGGCACCGACGAGAAGATCCGACGCTACGTCACCACTCGTCGGGCTGCGCGGGAACTGCGCACCCTCGGATAGGGGGAACGCGGTCTCGGGCTCGTCCTTCCGTTGCGAGGCGAGCTGCTCGATGATGACGTCACCCGTCTGTGGACGATTCGAACGAAAAGGGCCCGAGATCCGCGTGGTTACGCGGCTCTCGGACCCTCTTCTGTGACAGCGGTACGTGGAGATGGGGGGAATCGAACCCCCGTCCATCGCTGAGTAACTGCGGTTTCTCCGGGCGCAGTCTGTGAAAGCGTTCTACTCGGCTCCGACCTTTGTCACAGACACCTAAGTCGACGAGCCCATCCTGATAAGAGTCCCGCGTGACGCTCAGGCGACGTCACGCAGCAAGATCCCTAGATGACGCCAATACCCGTGACGGGATCAGTCACGGATTGACGGCGTCGGGCTCGCTGCTCAGGCAGCGAGGGCGAACGCGGACTGCTTCTTTTCGGCAGTTATTGGTTTGCAAGGAGCGTTTACGAGATAACCCTGCATCCTCGGCCCGCTTCACGCAGATTCGCAGGCGATGTCGAAACCGATCATCCCCGTGTCCTCGAATCGAGGTGGTTCCTTCTCGCGAAGGGCCGCTGTCACACTGTGGAGTTGCCAACACCCGGGCGCCGAAGCATCCGAGCACATCAGAATACAACGGATGCCGCTCCCCCGCCATTCCCGGCGGAAACGGATGGTCGGTGAGCGCGTTCCGCGACAGGGGCCGGGTTGTCAAGGCCCGTGCGAGACCGCGCCGGTGATGGTCGGCTGAGGCCACCCACCTAAGGAGTGAGATCGAGATGTCGCAGAACACCCCCCAGCAGCGCGCCAAGCAGCCCCGGTCGGCTCTCGCCGGGCCTTACGGGCACCCCTTCCACCCCATCCTCGTGACCATCCCGATCGGCGCATGGGTGGCGAGCATCGTCTTCGACATCATCGGGCTGGTCTCGGACGACCCCGCGCCGTACGTGCAGGGCGCCTGGATCCTCATCGTCATCGGCCTCGTCGGCGCCGTGCTCGCCGCCGTCTGGGGCTTCCTCGACTACTTGCAGCTCGGCCGCGGCACCGACGCGCGGAGGACCGCGACGATCCACATGGCACTCAACCTCGGCGTCACCGTGCTGTTCCTCATCAACCTTCTCGTGCGGCTGTCGGCCGACGACCAGGACGAAGTCAGCATCGTCGGATTCATCCTCAGCATCGTCGGTCTCGCAGCCCTCGGCGTGTCGGGATGGCTCGGCGGCAAGCTCGCCTACCACTACGGCGTGCGGGTCGCTGACGAGCGCACCCAGATGGACGGCTTCCGCTGAACCCGGCTCGGATCAGGCGCTGAGCGAGGCGCCGGCCCAGCGGCGGCGCTGCGACAACACGATCGCGACGAGGCCGGCGGCGACCGCGCCGATCGCCACGGGACCGCGGCGCGACCGCCAACCTCCCGTCGCTGGGCTTGCCGAAGACGGCGGGTCGAACACCGTGCCCGTCGTCACGTCGGCGCCCTCGCCACGCAGTTCCACGTTGTCCATCAGCCACCCCGCCATCCCGTCGTAGACGGGCGGTGCGAAGCGATGCACCGGAAGCACGACCGTCTGCGACCGGCCGACGAACACGGCGTGACGCCGGCGATGCGGCGCCCTCACGATGGCACGCGCCACCCGCGTGGGCGACGACGCCGGGGGCAACGGGTGGACGTGCCGCGTGGTGACGTTGGCCGCGTGCTGGTAGATCGGGGTGTCGATCGTTCCCGGCAGCACGACGCGCACGCGGATGCCGGTACCGCGAAGTTCTTGCCGCAGCGACTCGGCGAAGCCGAGCAGACCCCATTTGCTCGTGACGTACGGCGAGATGGCCGGCGACCCGACGCGCGAGTAGAGCGAGCCGACCATGACGAGCGCGCCGGAGTCCTGGCGCCGGAAATACGGCAGCACCGCACGTGCCCCGTGCACCTGGCCCATGAGGTTCGTCTCGAGCACCTGCCGGAACATCTTGGACGGCAGATGCTCGAAGGCGCCGTAGGCGAAGACGCCCGCATTGCCGACCCACACATCGATGCGGCCGTACTCGCTGTGGGCGGCCGCGGCGAGCGCGCGCACCTGGCCTTCGTGCGACACGTCGGTCGGCACGACCAGCGCCACCGCACCCAGGGCCCGGCACTCCTCTGCCACGGCCTCGAGTGCGTCCTTGCTGCGCGACGCGAGCACGAGCCGCGCACCCTTCTTGGCGTACATCCGCGCCGTCGCACGGCCGATTCCGCTCGATGCGCCCGTGATGACCACGACGTGCGCGGCTGCCCGGCTCATGGGGCCTCGAGCGACGAGCGACCGGGCAGGTTGAGCTCGCCGGGATCGACATCGACGTCTCCGGTATCGTCCGGGCCGCCCGTGCCGGGGACGGCTCGCACGTCGCCGGGATCGATGTCGGCATCAACCGTGTCGGGCAGGGGATCGGCCTGCTTCTCCTGCGTCTCGCTCTCACTCGCGGGGCTGTAGCTCATGTCCTTGCGCAGCGACTCCTGCTCCGACAGCGGGCTCAGCCGCGAC from Microbacterium sp. ProA8 includes these protein-coding regions:
- a CDS encoding saccharopine dehydrogenase NADP-binding domain-containing protein gives rise to the protein MSTNTRDHDIVLLGASGFVGGFTARHLARSAPDGVRIAVAGRSESRLRGVTEQLGVDWPRIVVDTGDDAAVARLASSTSVLATTVGPYLRYGMSVAAACARAGTSYADLSGESIFVARSILQNHETAERTGARIVHSCGFDSIPSDLGLGFAHAAAGGMPIVAATLRVRSLRGGISGGTIDSLRQQLAEAAQDASARRLLGDPYALTPGPSVRLPGHRGSRWGKERGAWQAPFIMGAYNQQIVQRSNYLTDWSYGQLMRYREVVATGRGAVGFARAGAVALATAGFVGALSFPPTRALLDRVLPSPGSGPSRGAIEHGTFVLDVDAYPVEGSPRRTRVAAPYDPGYGGTGVMLAESALSLALDELSDRAGVLTPMVAMGERLAARLRAYGFTFEVGEVD
- a CDS encoding SDR family NAD(P)-dependent oxidoreductase; the encoded protein is MSRAAAHVVVITGASSGIGRATARMYAKKGARLVLASRSKDALEAVAEECRALGAVALVVPTDVSHEGQVRALAAAAHSEYGRIDVWVGNAGVFAYGAFEHLPSKMFRQVLETNLMGQVHGARAVLPYFRRQDSGALVMVGSLYSRVGSPAISPYVTSKWGLLGFAESLRQELRGTGIRVRVVLPGTIDTPIYQHAANVTTRHVHPLPPASSPTRVARAIVRAPHRRRHAVFVGRSQTVVLPVHRFAPPVYDGMAGWLMDNVELRGEGADVTTGTVFDPPSSASPATGGWRSRRGPVAIGAVAAGLVAIVLSQRRRWAGASLSA
- a CDS encoding DUF1697 domain-containing protein, which encodes MRCVAFMRNVNQGQRGHPATADILAGFADAGCSDAQTFQSNGTIVFDSDAPSAVVEQAADAIAVRSGYDREILWIPWSELRAVVDEHGATPEPPRFELTLHSDTIIDRDDVRVVSCATEHRCSIVDAGQGWALVRNDVQGEGHGTPLLESLTGRPATSRGLPTVIRLIARFGR
- a CDS encoding alpha/beta hydrolase, with product MSSTSFSTPLRTVDAGELSVAYIDAGDPAAEPVVLLHGFPYDIHSYVDVLPLLTDAGFRVLVPSLRGHGSTSFRDTRSIRSGQQAALGADLLAFIDALALEQPILAGYDWGARAACVVAALWPERVGGLVSVNGYLIQDISAAGIPLTPPLEAGFWYFWYFATERGRAGLSRDARGIADVIWRRNSPAWAYDAATLDRTAAAFDNPDYVDVVIHSYRHRLGLEPGAPAYVDLERRLAALPSITVPTITLDGTADGNFPATDGSQHDRFFTGPRRHRRVPDAGHHLPAEAPHAFAEAILDIAEPPGDGAGTP
- a CDS encoding DUF2231 domain-containing protein, whose amino-acid sequence is MSQNTPQQRAKQPRSALAGPYGHPFHPILVTIPIGAWVASIVFDIIGLVSDDPAPYVQGAWILIVIGLVGAVLAAVWGFLDYLQLGRGTDARRTATIHMALNLGVTVLFLINLLVRLSADDQDEVSIVGFILSIVGLAALGVSGWLGGKLAYHYGVRVADERTQMDGFR
- a CDS encoding SRPBCC family protein, with the translated sequence MWRRVSLDARLSHPPARVFPYLADPARWPEFAPAVEFRQRIDGGLAEIGSRWWAVDRIWGPFKVRFADVLELIEPGHRVVWHSTSPWNSRVEYVCVADGGGTRVLADYEGDVAGWLRLVALLPTFVLRRILLRDFRGLSRVLDAEERTAAAGPGRDHLIGGTSSMYRRAPVR
- a CDS encoding ABC-F family ATP-binding cassette domain-containing protein encodes the protein MTATLVTRGLAGGHGHRTLFDSLDLTVAPGDVIGVVGANGAGKSTLLRLLAGIDEPQAGSITLSPADAFVGWLPQEHERVVGETVAEYIARRTGCAQATRDMDAAAAALGDPSPSATGVDPADTYSTALDRWLASGAADLDERVPVVLADLGLDLGGAPAEEAAMTSLSGGQAARVGLAALLLSRFDIALLDEPTNDLDLDGLERLESFVRGLRGGVVLVSHDREFLARSVTRVLELDLAQHSHRLYGGGYDAYLEERATVRRHAREKYDEFAEKKADLVARARTQREWSSQGVRNAMKKSPDNDKIRRKAATESSEKQAQKVRQMESRIARLDEVEEPRKEWQLEFTIGSAPRSSTVVSTLSSAVFEQGSFTLGPVSVQVNAGERIGITGHNGAGKSTLLRALLGRQAPTAGTASLGANVEVGEIDQARSLLVGSRPLAAAFEELVPAMESGEVRTLLAKFGLKADHVSRPVDELSPGERTRAALALLQARGVNVLVLDEPTNHLDLAAIEQLEQALESYRGTLLLVTHDRRMLDAVQLDRHWRVDAGRVTENH
- a CDS encoding hemerythrin domain-containing protein yields the protein MAAKLPSSGALPEGQHAGCDTSGLILVHRILRWLYRELPLLIREVDAGDVARAAIVGRYAHLDFYALHMHHETEDIALWDRLTSRDPGCTLHVDQMRAQHAEVAAQLARIEPQLAPWVATADPGLRDALAGDIETLRDTLGAHLRQEEDEIMPVAGVVMSQQEWDWMEKHTRETLAAHRKELGKDVMALQVGLLIASVPEDEREDWMRENIPAPIRLLYLLLMKRKYDQAMQELYPHRPVPEMV
- a CDS encoding ABATE domain-containing protein yields the protein MHASDDVTRMRLVGGNLGLDFINTRTGPPQGDPVDDLLDGYAGLVAWAAYAGVVSKNAAARLRRLAHEDPPAADAAFARSRGIRDDLDEVFRALVEGREADDLVLRRLREDESEALRSARLRPGAVFAWTWDEDRSLAGPLWPVVHEAIRLLLTGPLDRIKQCGGCRYLFLDESRNHARRWCSMEDCGTDEKIRRYVTTRRAARELRTLG